The Cherax quadricarinatus isolate ZL_2023a chromosome 78, ASM3850222v1, whole genome shotgun sequence genome contains a region encoding:
- the LOC128704515 gene encoding zinc finger protein ZFP2-like, protein MASEITTPTTQSLTDDYNIDNIKKSNVVVESEYSKVKPYQCTVCLKDFSQNSKLARHMRTHTGEKPHQCSECDKAFSQRSVLVIHMRTHTGEKPYKCLECLKDFKQKSNLVSHMRTHTGDKPHQCSVCPKAFYTSHDLISHERIHTGERPYRCPECLRDFTQKSNLVSHMKTHTGDKPYHCSVCLKDFKSRDYLVPHMRTHTGEKPYQCSECLKEFRHNANLVTHMRIHTGAKPFKCSVCLKEFRQKANLVTHLRIHTGEKPYQCPVCFKGFALKSSLVKHSRVHTRVRPHLCSLCLKDFTSKDSLATHMVIHTGETLHQCSMCVKKFKKQSNLERHMRRHNTVPSILKNFRKNLLL, encoded by the coding sequence ATGGCTTCTGAGATCACTACCCCTACAACCCAGTCTCTGACAGATGACTACAACATTGATAATATTAAGAAATCTAATGTAGTGGTAGAAAGTGAGTATTCAAAAGTGAAACCATATCAATgtactgtgtgtcttaaagattTTTCTCAAAACAGTAAACTAGCACGACATATGAGaactcatacaggagagaaaccccACCAGTGTTCAGAGTGTGATAAAGCATTTTCACAAAGAAGTGTTTTAGTAATACAtatgagaactcatactggagagaagccataCAAGTGTTTGGAATGTCTAAAAGACTTTAAGCAAAAAAGTAATTTAGTATCACATATGAGAACTCACACTGGAGATAAACcccaccagtgttcagtgtgtccaaAAGCCTTTTATACAAGCCATGATTTAATAAGCCATGAgagaattcatacaggagagagaCCATATCGGTGTCCGGAGTGTCTAAGAGACTTTACACAAAAAAGTAATCTTGTATCACATATGAAAACTCATACAGGAGACAAGCCGTATCATTGTTCAGTCTGTTTAAAAGACTTTAAAAGCAGAGACTATTTAGTACcacacatgagaactcatactggagagaaaccatatcagtgttcagagtgtcttaaAGAATTTCGACATAATGCTAATCTTGTAACTCACATGAGAATTCACACAGGAGCAAAACCCTTTAAATGTTCGGTGTGTCTTAAAGAATTTCGACAAAAAGCTAATCTAGTAACGCACTTAAGAATTCATACAGGcgagaaaccatatcaatgtcCAGTGTGTTTCAAAGGATTTGCACTAAAATCATCTCTAGTAAAACATTCAAGAGTTCATACGAGAGTGAGACCACATCTGTGCTCACTGTGTCTAAAAGATTTTACTAGCAAAGACTCTTTAGCAACACACATGGTAATTCATACAGGGGAGACCCTACATCAGTGTTCAATGTGTGTGAAAAAGTTTAAAAAACAATCCAATCTAGAAAGGCACATGAGACGTCACAACACTGTTCCAAGCATTTTAAAGAATTTCCGAAAAAATTTACTTTTGTAG